A portion of the Acidobacteriota bacterium genome contains these proteins:
- a CDS encoding helix-turn-helix domain-containing protein — protein sequence MERLLTPDEIARLLNVQKATIYAWTHFGFIPHIKVGRLLRFREKDVLKWLEARSTKGSKSRVPDLRIVEKRKIS from the coding sequence ATGGAAAGGCTCCTGACACCGGATGAGATAGCGCGACTTCTGAACGTCCAGAAGGCCACCATCTACGCGTGGACCCATTTCGGGTTTATCCCGCACATTAAGGTCGGGCGTTTGCTCCGATTCCGGGAGAAGGACGTGCTCAAATGGCTTGAGGCCCGATCGACTAAAGGCAGTAAGTCACGCGTACCAGATCTGCGTATTGTTGAGAAGCGAAAAATCAGCTGA